A portion of the Kribbella jejuensis genome contains these proteins:
- a CDS encoding PadR family transcriptional regulator, giving the protein MALEHAILVSLTERAGSGYELARRFDRSIGYFWPATHQQIYRTLRRMDEAGWVKHTEIAQDGRPDKKVYRIAAAGKAELTRWLAEPEDPAVLRDSLGVKLRGASIGSPDIVLKEVERHRAEHATRLEIYRGIQKRDFPKPATLHGRDLHQYLVLRGGIRAEESFVAWCDEVIHALRKDSR; this is encoded by the coding sequence ATGGCGCTGGAGCACGCGATCTTGGTCTCGTTGACCGAGCGGGCCGGTTCCGGGTACGAGTTGGCCCGGCGGTTCGACCGTTCGATCGGGTACTTCTGGCCGGCCACCCACCAGCAGATCTACCGAACGCTGCGGCGGATGGACGAGGCCGGCTGGGTGAAGCACACCGAGATCGCGCAGGACGGCCGCCCGGACAAGAAGGTGTACCGGATCGCCGCGGCCGGGAAGGCCGAGCTGACCCGGTGGCTGGCCGAGCCGGAGGACCCTGCCGTACTGCGGGACAGCCTGGGCGTGAAGCTCCGCGGCGCCTCGATCGGCTCTCCGGACATCGTCCTGAAGGAGGTCGAACGGCATCGGGCCGAACATGCGACCCGGCTCGAGATCTACCGCGGCATCCAGAAGCGCGACTTCCCGAAGCCGGCCACGCTGCACGGCCGCGACCTGCACCAGTACCTCGTGCTGCGCGGCGGCATCCGCGCCGAGGAGTCCTTCGTCGCCTGGTGCGACGAGGTGATCCACGCTCTCCGGAAGGACAGCCGATGA
- a CDS encoding cation:proton antiporter regulatory subunit, translated as MDAQAHPTKTTLPGIGVRYDLVTESGKHVSVVVHNDGRRFLGFHKPDDDDTCQASVPLGPSDAAALAQLLLPEQIDPVRGEIEIDLVTEHIPVSARSPYSGRTLGDTQARSRTGASIVAVLRRTGATPSPTPDFRFATGDTLVVVGTREGVDAVADLIAGG; from the coding sequence ATGGACGCCCAGGCCCACCCGACCAAGACGACGCTGCCCGGCATCGGCGTCCGCTACGACCTGGTCACCGAGTCCGGCAAGCACGTGTCGGTGGTGGTGCACAACGACGGCCGCCGGTTCCTCGGGTTCCACAAACCCGACGACGACGACACGTGCCAGGCGTCGGTTCCCTTAGGCCCGAGCGACGCGGCCGCGCTCGCCCAACTGCTGCTGCCCGAGCAGATCGATCCGGTCCGCGGTGAGATCGAGATCGACCTGGTCACCGAACACATCCCGGTCAGCGCCCGCTCGCCGTACTCCGGCCGCACGCTCGGCGACACCCAGGCCCGCAGCCGTACCGGCGCCTCGATCGTCGCGGTGCTGCGGCGTACCGGCGCGACTCCGTCGCCGACCCCGGACTTCCGGTTCGCCACCGGCGACACGCTGGTTGTCGTCGGCACCCGCGAGGGCGTCGACGCGGTGGCCGACCTGATCGCGGGGGGCTGA
- a CDS encoding cation:proton antiporter — protein MHENITALLIELGAVILALGILGRIAGRLGFSPIPLYLLAGLAFGHGGLLPLAASEEFVATGAEIGVILLLLLLGLEYTASDLVGTLKTQYVSGAVDFLLNALPGAAVALLLGWGPVAAVALAGVTWISSSGVIAKVVGDLGRLGNRETPVVLGILVLEDLSMAVYLPILTALLAGVGLAGGSVTLLISLGTVSVVLFVALRYGRVISRAVSSDNPEMLLLVVLGLTLLVAGIAQQLQVSAAVGAFLVGIALSGEVAHGARNLLSPLRDLFAAVFFVFFGLSTDPRKIPPVLAIAFALAVLTTFTKIATGWFAARRAGISTAGRWRAGGTLVARGEFSIVIAGLAVGVEPKLGPLATAYVLILVILGPIAARYTEPLARRLTRAATPAAAAPAAERLEEDPAGT, from the coding sequence ATGCACGAAAACATCACCGCCCTGCTGATCGAGCTCGGCGCGGTCATCCTTGCCCTGGGCATCCTCGGTCGGATCGCCGGGCGGCTCGGCTTCTCCCCGATTCCCCTTTATCTGTTGGCCGGGCTCGCATTCGGGCACGGCGGTCTGTTGCCACTGGCAGCGAGTGAGGAGTTCGTTGCCACCGGCGCCGAGATCGGCGTCATCCTGCTGCTGTTGCTGCTCGGGCTCGAGTACACCGCCTCGGATCTCGTCGGCACGTTGAAGACGCAGTACGTCTCCGGGGCGGTCGACTTCCTGCTCAACGCGTTGCCGGGTGCGGCCGTTGCATTGCTGCTCGGCTGGGGCCCGGTCGCGGCGGTCGCGCTGGCAGGTGTCACGTGGATCTCGTCGTCAGGCGTGATCGCGAAGGTGGTCGGCGACCTCGGCCGACTCGGTAATCGTGAAACGCCTGTGGTGCTGGGGATTCTGGTCCTCGAGGACCTGTCGATGGCGGTCTACCTGCCGATCCTGACCGCGCTGCTCGCGGGCGTCGGGCTGGCCGGCGGGAGCGTGACGTTACTGATCTCGCTCGGTACGGTCAGTGTGGTGCTGTTCGTCGCGCTGCGATACGGCCGGGTGATCAGCCGGGCCGTGTCGTCGGACAACCCCGAGATGCTGCTGCTCGTCGTCCTCGGGCTGACGCTGCTCGTCGCCGGGATCGCCCAGCAACTTCAGGTGTCGGCGGCGGTCGGGGCGTTCCTGGTCGGGATCGCGTTGTCGGGCGAGGTCGCGCACGGTGCGCGCAACCTGCTCAGCCCGCTGCGGGACCTGTTCGCGGCGGTGTTCTTCGTGTTCTTCGGGTTGAGCACGGACCCGCGGAAGATCCCGCCGGTGCTGGCGATCGCGTTCGCGCTGGCCGTACTGACGACGTTCACGAAGATCGCGACCGGCTGGTTCGCGGCGCGCCGCGCGGGCATCTCGACGGCGGGCCGCTGGCGTGCCGGCGGGACGCTCGTCGCCCGGGGCGAGTTCTCGATCGTGATCGCCGGTTTGGCGGTCGGCGTGGAGCCGAAGCTCGGTCCGTTGGCGACGGCGTACGTGCTCATCCTGGTCATCCTCGGGCCGATCGCTGCCCGCTACACCGAACCGCTCGCCCGCCGCCTCACCCGAGCAGCCACGCCCGCCGCCGCGGCGCCGGCGGCCGAGCGGCTGGAGGAGGACCCCGCCGGCACCTGA